The genomic window CAGTCTCTCTCGTCCAAGCAGAATCCCTTGCAGAGTCTCGCGGCAAGCTGCTTCAGCCTGCCTTCGGCGCCCTTGTCGGTACTGCCGTCCTCAATCTTGAACCCGTAATAAAGCGGGAACACGTCGAGCGCCTCGACCGCGGTAATTTCGTGCGCGGGCTTGCCTTCCCACGCGTCGGCAATCTGCCCGAATATCCAGGGATTGTGCATGGCGCCGCGGCCGATCGACACGCCGTCTACGCCGTAGTTGTTGATACGCTCGCGGGCGACATCCACGCTGTTCACATCGCCGTTGCCGATTACCGGAATCTTGGCCGCGGCCGCGACCTTGCCGATCCAGTCCCAGTCGGCAAGGCCGTTGTACCCCTGCAAGCGGGTACGGCCATGCACCGTGAGCATCTCCACGCCTTCGCCCTCGGCAATCCGGAGGGTCTCCATCACGTTGATGCTTTCGGAATCCCAGCCGATGCGGCACTTGAGCGTGAGGGGCATGTCGACCCCGCAGGTATCGAGAGTCGCGCGCACCTCGTGCAAAATCTCCTGCAGGCGAGGCAGGTCCCGGAGCAGGCCCGAGCCGCTCCCCTTGCCCGCCACCTTCGGCGCCGGGCATCCCGCGTTCACCTCGATAAAATCGGGCTTCAGCGCCACCGCGATCTTCTTCGCCGCGGCCGCCATCTTGTCGGGAAAGCGCCCGAAAATCTGCACCCCGAAGGGCCTCTCTTCCGGAAAGAACCGGAGCTGCCGGTGTCCGTCCAAATTAAAAACCGCATCACCGTCCGTCGGCACGAACTCCGACACCAGGAGGCCCATCCGGTTCCCAGAAAGCACGCGGCACAGCCTGCGGAACGGCGCATCCGTCACCCCGTCCATCGGGGACAGTATCGTATTCGGGAACACTTCCAAACCCCGCAGCCGGAACGATATCCGGGCGGGCTTTTCGGCTTTTTTTGAACTTTCAACAGTTTTCAACATTTAAACCACAATTATTCACACATTGTCCGCAACGAGAGCCCGAAAAAAAAATTTAATTTTCATCTAGGTTACCCGCTAACTCTTTGTTAAACTTATATTTAAGTCGTCAACAATTCTATCAACCAAGATTGAAGTCGTGCCCAATATAACAAAACAAGCCCTTATTCAAGAGATCGCCAAGTCCACCGGATTTGTGCGAAACGATATCAAGACCGTCGTCGAGCAGTTCCTCGACCTGGTCGGCGAGAAGCTTATCGAAGGCAACACCATCGAGATCCGCGGCTTTGGCACTTTCGCCTGCAAGCCCCGCAAGGCCCGTCCCGCGCGCAACCCGCGTACCGGCGAAACGGTGCAGATCGAAGAACGCATGGTGCCCACCTTCAAGTTCAGCAACGACATCAAGGACAAGATCAACGCCCTCGAAGGTGTCATCGGCGAAGCCGTCGAAGAACCCGAAGAAGTCGCGATCGAATCCGAGATCTAGTCTCCCTGTACCCATTTTTTGCAAAATCCTCCGCTATGCGGAGGGTTTCTTGTTTTTGAGACAGTAGAAATTCAAAAAAGCATCCCAAGCCGAAGCTAGAAACGAGCAGAGCGTGGCCACAGGACCGAAGGCGTACTACTTGTTCGTCGAGAGTTCGGAAGCCGAACTATCACGAAGTTTATTTTTAAGAACCCATC from Fibrobacter sp. includes these protein-coding regions:
- a CDS encoding tRNA-dihydrouridine synthase, with protein sequence MLKTVESSKKAEKPARISFRLRGLEVFPNTILSPMDGVTDAPFRRLCRVLSGNRMGLLVSEFVPTDGDAVFNLDGHRQLRFFPEERPFGVQIFGRFPDKMAAAAKKIAVALKPDFIEVNAGCPAPKVAGKGSGSGLLRDLPRLQEILHEVRATLDTCGVDMPLTLKCRIGWDSESINVMETLRIAEGEGVEMLTVHGRTRLQGYNGLADWDWIGKVAAAAKIPVIGNGDVNSVDVARERINNYGVDGVSIGRGAMHNPWIFGQIADAWEGKPAHEITAVEALDVFPLYYGFKIEDGSTDKGAEGRLKQLAARLCKGFCLDERDCGVTRCDDAANGADDVAMQVRQALLSSTCAAELLDRAQSLKEGLAKDLKFDPDRLVNLNGAKETELKFGDQFKGR
- a CDS encoding HU family DNA-binding protein translates to MPNITKQALIQEIAKSTGFVRNDIKTVVEQFLDLVGEKLIEGNTIEIRGFGTFACKPRKARPARNPRTGETVQIEERMVPTFKFSNDIKDKINALEGVIGEAVEEPEEVAIESEI